One Anaerolineales bacterium DNA window includes the following coding sequences:
- the hpt gene encoding hypoxanthine phosphoribosyltransferase — translation MRELHPDIARVIISEDEIQARVAQIAAQLEEDYAHADEIYMVGILKGAFIFLADLARCLHKRHVVDFMAVSSYGMTATTTGAVRILMDLREPIQNRHVLIVEDILDSGNTLAYLYHTLQERRPASLKTCVLCKKQREHADVPIDYLGFEIPDVWVVGYGLDFAETHRTLPYIGELKPEIYQNVE, via the coding sequence ATGCGTGAACTGCATCCCGATATCGCCCGCGTGATCATTTCCGAGGACGAGATTCAAGCGCGTGTGGCGCAGATCGCCGCGCAGCTCGAGGAAGATTACGCCCACGCCGACGAAATCTACATGGTCGGCATACTCAAGGGCGCCTTCATCTTCCTCGCCGACCTGGCGCGCTGCCTGCACAAGCGCCACGTCGTCGATTTCATGGCCGTTTCGAGCTACGGCATGACGGCCACAACGACCGGCGCGGTGCGTATCCTGATGGATCTGCGCGAGCCCATCCAAAACCGCCACGTGTTGATCGTCGAGGACATCCTCGACTCGGGCAACACGCTCGCTTACCTCTATCACACCCTGCAGGAACGCCGGCCGGCGTCGTTGAAGACCTGCGTGCTGTGTAAGAAGCAACGGGAACACGCCGACGTGCCGATCGATTATCTGGGCTTCGAGATTCCAGACGTGTGGGTAGTGGGCTACGGCCTGGATTTCGCCGAAACGCACCGCACGCTGCCCTACATCGGGGAACTCAAGCCCGAGATCTACCAGAACGTGGAATGA